In the Chthonomonadales bacterium genome, ACAGGCTCAGGATCGGGGTGATCGGCGTCGGGGGCCGGGGCGGGCTCTGGCGCCACTGGCACCGCCCGACCGATGGTCGCTCCATCGTCGTCGGCGGAGCCGATCCCTCGGAGGCGGCGCGCGGCGCCTTCGTCGAGCAGCACGGCGACAACCCCTTCGCCGCTGCCGACTATCGCGCCCTCCTGGACCGCGACGATGTGGACGCGGTGGCCGTGTGCTCCCCGGACTATTGCCACGAGGAACAGGCGATCGCCGTGCTTGCGGCCGGCAAGCACCTCTTCCTTGAGAAGCCGATGGCCATCACCACGCAGGGCTGCGACCGCATTCTGGGTGCGTGGCGCGCCGCCGGTGTGCGGATGATGGTCGGGTTCAACATGCGCTACATGCGCCTCTTCCGCGTGATGCGCGAGATCGTCGAGAGCGGGACCATCGGCGAGGTCAGAGCGGTCTGGGTCCGCCACTTCGTTGGCTACGGCGGCGACTTCTACTACCACGACTGGCACGCCACGCGCGCAAACACCACGAGCCTGCTTCTGCAGAAGGGGTCGCACGACATCGATATGATCCACTGGCTCACGGGCCGCTACACGCGGCGCGTCGCCGCGTTCGGCAGCCTCGACTTCTATGGCGGGGCGATGCCCAACGACCTGACCTGCGACCGCTGCGATCGCGTCGACACCTGCACCGAGGCCCAACCGGAGAGTCCGCGCCGCCAGTGCGCCTTTCGTTCCGAGGTCGACGTCGAGGACAACCAGGTGATGATCCTGGAACTCGAAGGGGGCATCAAGGCGGCCTACCTGCAGTGCCATTTCACGCCCGACTACCATCGCAACTACGTCGTCATTGGCACCGAGGGGCGCGTGGAGAACTCCGAGCCCGACATGAAGGTGTGGGTGAGGACGCGTTCCTCGAACAGCGATCGCGAGCTGGCGGACCGCACCTACGATGTGAAGCCGGCGCGGGGCGGCCACGGTGGCGCCGACCCGGTCATCTGC is a window encoding:
- a CDS encoding Gfo/Idh/MocA family oxidoreductase; translation: MDRLRIGVIGVGGRGGLWRHWHRPTDGRSIVVGGADPSEAARGAFVEQHGDNPFAAADYRALLDRDDVDAVAVCSPDYCHEEQAIAVLAAGKHLFLEKPMAITTQGCDRILGAWRAAGVRMMVGFNMRYMRLFRVMREIVESGTIGEVRAVWVRHFVGYGGDFYYHDWHATRANTTSLLLQKGSHDIDMIHWLTGRYTRRVAAFGSLDFYGGAMPNDLTCDRCDRVDTCTEAQPESPRRQCAFRSEVDVEDNQVMILELEGGIKAAYLQCHFTPDYHRNYVVIGTEGRVENSEPDMKVWVRTRSSNSDRELADRTYDVKPARGGHGGADPVICRDFVEVVLDGREPVATPLAGRMSVAAGCAGAESLRSGGSPVTVPSPPFQTS